The segment GATCCTTGATACGACTCGCGAACATGGCGCCCGCATCCTGTGGCGCAGCGGCGGCATGGATACCCAGTTCGTCAACGAAGTCCCGGTGACCGTCGACGGCCAAAAGCGGCAAGTGGGTGAAATGCTGCAGTACCACCACGAGACCGCCGAGCAACTTCATCCGAAGGATCGGGTTCACACCTACGGCGCCTTCCGCATCGCCGATTTGGCCGCGTAAAGCCGCCGACCTATTGTTTCACCTAGGGGAACACGGGTGGCACTGCTGGCTTGTCCAGCAGTGCGAAGCGGGTACCAAGTTCCCACTGCTGGACAAGCCAGCAGTGCCACCCCATCGTTTCCCCCCGTACACGATCGCTTTTTTCGACCGAGCGCCATGGGCATCGCCTCCGATCTCAAAGTTCTTTACCACCTGGCGGTCAAACCGGTCCGTGGCGAAAGCCACGCCGAACGACTGGAAAGCTTCTACGGCGGCCAGGCCGAAGCGTACGACGACTTTCGCAAGCGATTGCTGCAAGGACGCGAAGAGATGTATGCGTCGCTTCAGCTGCCGCCTGAGGGCGTCTGGGTCGACATGGGGGGCGGTACCGGCTCGAACCTTGAGTACCGCGGCGAAGACATCCCTAAGATGAAGAGTGTCTACGTGGTCGATCTCGCGTCGTCGCTGCTGAAGGTCTGCGACGAACGGATCAAGGCCCGCGGCTGGGACGGAGTCGCCAAGACGGTCGAAGCGGACGCCACCAAGTTCACCCCGGAAGAAGGCGCCGCCGACGTCGTCACCTTCTCCTACTCGCTGACAATGATCCCCGACTGGTTCGCCGCGATCGACAACGCCCTGCGGATCCTGAAGCCGGGCGGACTGATCGGCGTCGTCGACTTCTACGTCTCGCGGAAGTACCCGCAAGAAGGCCGCTTGAAGCACGGCTGGTTCAACCGCAACTTCTGGCCGGTCTGGTTCTCGTCCGACAACGTCCACCCGTCGGCTGATCACCTGCCATATCTGCAACGTCAGTTTGAAACGGTGCAGCTCGAAGAACGTCGGGCGAAGGTCCCGTACCTGCCGCTGGTCCGCACGCCGTACTACTTCTTCATTGGCCGCAAACCAAGCGAACCGGCGTAGGGTCCGCTGTGCGGACCAAAATGCGTCTGGCAATTCAATGAGGTTTGCGCCGCGCAATACTAGCCCGAGGCGCGAGCCGAGGGAATGAGCCAGGACGCAACTAGAGCGTTCCCATCGGATTCATGCCGCTCAACCGGGGCGACGTTTCTTCGCAGTTCCGAACGCTTTCCCTCGCTTGCGCTGCGGGCTAGTGTCGGGTGTCGCCTCTACGTCGCATTCGACTACATCGGCGGGCCGGTCAGAATCTCGACGCCGTCACTGGTTAGAGCCAACGTGTGTTCAAAGTGGGCGCTCAGAGAACCGTCGCAGGTGACGACCGTCCAGTGGTCTTTGGTCACCTTCGCTTCCCGTTTCCCGGCGTTGACCATCGGTTCGACCGCCAGGACCAGACCGGTGCGAAGCGGGAAGTCGCCATCTTTGGCGAAACGTTTCGAGTAGTAGTTCGGCACTTGCGGCGCTTCGTGCATTTCGCGGCCGATGCCATGTCCGACGAAGTCGGTCACTACCGAGAAGTCGGCCGCTTCGACATACTCCTGCATCTCGCGAGCGACTTCGCTCCAGCGGCTCTTCTTCGCCATCTGCTCAATCGCGATCTTCAGTGCGCCTTCGGTCACTTCGAGCAGCTTCGCCGCGAGCGGCGAAACGGTTCCGACCGGATGAGTCACCGCAGCGTCGCCGCACCATCCGCCAACCTTGCAACCGGTATCGAGGCTGACGATGTCCCCTTCGACCAACTGCCGCTGGCCAGGCATGCCGTGAACCACTTCTTCGTTGACCGAGACGCAAGTCACCGCGGGAAACGGCGTCTTGCCGGGATAGCCTTTGAAGAGCGACAACGCTTCGTGCTGGGCGAAGACATTCTCAATCGCGGCGTCGATTTCGGCGGTTGTGACGCCTGGCTTGACGAGAGCACCGGCGGCTTGATGCGCTTCCCAGACGACGAGGCCCGCTTTGCGCATGAGCCCGATCTCGCGGGCCGATTTCAGAGTAATTGGAGGCATGACTCAAATCGCGTTAGGCGTCGTCGCCAGTCTGCCCACCGACTTCATCGACGATGGCCTTGATTCGATCGAAGACTTCGGAGGGGGTTCCCATGCCGTCGACGTGACGCAAGATTCCCTTCTGCTGGTAGTAGTCGAGCAGCGGCGAGGTCCGCTCATCATAGATCCGCATCCGTTTGCGAATCGTGTCGGGCGTATCGTCGACGCGACCTTCTTTCAGCGACCGATCAAGCAAGCGGCGGAAGAGCTCTTCTTGATTGACGTCGAGCGTCAGCACAAGGTTGAGATCTTTGTTCTGCTGATGCAGATACTCGTCCAGCGCCTTCGCC is part of the Blastopirellula sediminis genome and harbors:
- a CDS encoding class I SAM-dependent methyltransferase; protein product: MGIASDLKVLYHLAVKPVRGESHAERLESFYGGQAEAYDDFRKRLLQGREEMYASLQLPPEGVWVDMGGGTGSNLEYRGEDIPKMKSVYVVDLASSLLKVCDERIKARGWDGVAKTVEADATKFTPEEGAADVVTFSYSLTMIPDWFAAIDNALRILKPGGLIGVVDFYVSRKYPQEGRLKHGWFNRNFWPVWFSSDNVHPSADHLPYLQRQFETVQLEERRAKVPYLPLVRTPYYFFIGRKPSEPA
- the map gene encoding type I methionyl aminopeptidase, which produces MPPITLKSAREIGLMRKAGLVVWEAHQAAGALVKPGVTTAEIDAAIENVFAQHEALSLFKGYPGKTPFPAVTCVSVNEEVVHGMPGQRQLVEGDIVSLDTGCKVGGWCGDAAVTHPVGTVSPLAAKLLEVTEGALKIAIEQMAKKSRWSEVAREMQEYVEAADFSVVTDFVGHGIGREMHEAPQVPNYYSKRFAKDGDFPLRTGLVLAVEPMVNAGKREAKVTKDHWTVVTCDGSLSAHFEHTLALTSDGVEILTGPPM
- a CDS encoding adenylate kinase; the encoded protein is MRLIFIGPPGVGKGTQSQNLVEYLNIPHVATGDMLRDAKKRGTELGKLASLHMDHGQLVPDPIVVQIVGERLDRSDCQRGVLLDGFPRTIGQAKALDEYLHQQNKDLNLVLTLDVNQEELFRRLLDRSLKEGRVDDTPDTIRKRMRIYDERTSPLLDYYQQKGILRHVDGMGTPSEVFDRIKAIVDEVGGQTGDDA